A stretch of DNA from Manihot esculenta cultivar AM560-2 chromosome 7, M.esculenta_v8, whole genome shotgun sequence:
aaggtgccgccgaaagtagctgagtttcggctctgaagggactttcggccgccgaacctgccgccgaaagtgccctatccagccttcctttgcatgatttctatgtttgttttgaggatgttttaggggtatttggggagatgtttagagtcctattagagtatgtttggtccctcacttgagtccacttgtgtaggatcggacctgaggaaccgaggtgtttagcagtgttagctgcgtcagagttagtccagagctagtcaaaggtgagtagaacataactcttttaatattaaagaaattaaatgttttaagcatgttcatgcatcacgaataccatgttatgtaataggttatttgcattagagttcacgaatatgttgcattgcataatacgataaTGACGATGTGGAttgatattggatgatccattagcccttagtatgacatgatatgacatgatatgacatgatatgacatgtatggcatgatatgagatggaaagaccaggcgtggccgtatcgcccctggcatagagtaagagaagtccaggtgtggccgtatcgcccctggcatagagtatgtgaagtctaggcgtggccgtatcgcccctggcatagagcattgctgaacttgttatgatatgagatttatatgtagagggctattggtgacaaattcatccttgatgtgtattgttttgtgatgtgatgcatgtcatgaaagcatatgatataataaactgtttttatttagttctgctcactgggctttttagctcacccctctcccctaaccccaggtttgcagggtcagagatagttcaggaggtcagcaggttatggttatggtcatgattatgtaagaggatagtagtggacatgatgtatttgtaaagttatgtaataatgtaaaagtatgtattaaaatgtaaagtgagataatgtaatgtaatagatagagttgtgctttgccctagtgtgtAGTTAATCCCTCTGTACATAgtctttatgtatgttttatagGGAGATATGAAAACCAAACTTATTGtatgttgccccattagagttgatgatgagaactctagtattggggtttatgattatgagttgtgcatgcacaggttaagcttggtaaatgaaaaaaagtttaaagtttttatgtaaatgttgatcatgtatgggattaatcaggtatacaggatgcatgtaaggcttgctacgggtcccggcggccttatgccgatctggatcctagcgccggtagcggtccgattttcgggctgttacaatggGTAACCGCCAGACGAGTTTTCGGGTGTTAGTCTCCAAAGATAAATGCAAGTTTCTGCTAAAAAACGAGACGAGGTAGGTAACCGCCAGATacatgaccgggtgttagtcctaaaACCGTGAAAAATAGTTGTAAGCTTTGAATCTGAAGAATCGAAGACTAATGGGAGACTTATGATATGACATAACAATCGCTCAAAGTAAGCCATCAGCTATCACCATAAGACAGGGTCACGGGACAAGGGTCTGATAAGCTGATACGTGGTTCCACCCGTAGCAAGAAAGACTTGAACACTGTAGCACTTGATTCTTCATCAAGCCTCACCTTCTCCTGAACAGATCAAATTTTTACATAAAGTTACTGTTAATAGATACAATCTAGTAGATActcattacacctataatcatGGGATCTCTTATGTACTAGTCGGTTCAGGTACTCGTCAGATTTTCAGGAGATGCGATAACTAACCccatcttcttacaatataagaGCTAATGATTGCAAATATCAAAATACACAtttttacacaactactcttgagttctaaataatttatttcactCGCCTTAAGGTAAACACTACTTcattttaaactttaaatttaagCAACTGTATTTTAGCAATAGTtatgaaattattatattattactcCTAAAGTAACAGTTTAGcaattgtttaaaattattataaagatTTACTTTTTTACCTATATAATAACatacttaaataaaaatttattttatatttaataaaatataattttatccgCTTTTCGTCCGttgctaaaaaataaataaattgatatcTTATACTTAACACCGAAAATAAATACAATAGATTTGAAACCATTGTTATTAACCTATGACTATTATTAAAGTatacaaataataatttatagttGTTACCTTTACACCATATTTGTAATAGTGCAAccaatttagatttttaattcaataaaccAAATTCCTATAGAATTTCAATTCAATAAATACTTACTAATataattaagataaaaattaattagttttaatcatataaaattattaattcaataaatcaagtttatatattaatgtcgaatattaaatttttaatttataatataattctattaattttgaattctctccaaaatgtttcatatttaaattagaGTTTTCcacaatataaaaattttatactctCTCTACGTGGAATTCTTTATTTTACATTTCTTATAACTTATTTAAATAAACTATTTATCCTCcagtttatttaatattttcactcatataaaatatattttctaacttaaaacttttatcagtataaatatttcaaaattttaagaatcatagatgatttataaatttaaacctATATTCATATTTTAGAAtcgaaaatattatataaatgaaAATCGTTTTCTCCAATTTAGAATTTCACTAAATAAACTAACACTAATATGAATTTGTACTATCTTTTAAATTCATGAACATTTACAATTAAGATCGTTGAAACGGCAACACTTCTCATGTTCATACAGATGAAACTCTTATTTAAATAAGATATTACTTCATTAAGAGTGTCATTATTCATCATCTTTTATAAGCTAGTATTAACTTTATATATCATTTAATGATCACAAATTTAACATTTAGTTCCCTTACTAATAATTTGTCATTATCTTTTAAACTTTACTTCAGTGATTGGCTAAAAAAAGTTGGATTTCCATTATTAGTAAGTCTAACTAACAAGTCTTAACCCTAAACCTATAGATgtactttttattaaatctcTCGAGAGTCCTTTAATAAATGGATCTGTCATGTTATTGCAAgacttaaaataaataattgttattattctATCAGCAATTGATTGCCTTATGTATTTATGTCTCAAGCTTATATGTCTAGATTTATCATTATAGGTTTTACTATATGCTTTAGACATAGTTAGCCAAACTAAGTTTAGGgatactttaatttatttttttgaaataattagACTAAGTTTATAATAGTTAAGGCTGATTAACTGTTTTATTATTGTAATGATTTATTGATAATACATAGTATCTTCTTCACTTAGTAATGTGAAAGGGAACAAGCTAAAACAAAACATGATCCCATGAAGATTTGGAATTAATAAGGTTTTTGCCCGACAAAGTTGCCAGGAGGATCATAGTTGCATCCAATGAAGGTTCCTCCATTGTTGCACTTCACCTTAGCACATCCTAAGCGAACCGAGTTACGCCAAACCACCTGTGTGTAGTGCAAGCACTGCTCTCCTCCAGTACAAGAATTAGAATTGTAATCGTAAAAAGCCTTTTCGTCAACCCACAGTTTTACAGCATCTTTGCCTGAAAAGTCACCGGTGCTCATAGCAAGATTCTCCCCGTAAGGTGGGTTAGTGGAATGCACAAGATTGCAGTCACCAGCTCGTTGACTGGCATAATTCTGAGCAAAAGCTGCCACTGTGTTGTCCCAAGTCATGGGTCCAACACCCACAGCTGCTCGAGCTTGGTTATGTGCATCAAGAAAGTCTTGTTGTGAGTCCTGGGCGTTTAAGGGAAGGATTAGGCTGGCTAAGCTCACGAGGCAAAGGAGAGAAAGTGAATTCTTGTAGAACGCCATTTTTGAGTTTGAGAGAAGATCTTAGGCAATGGATGATTAAAAGATGTTTGTTTTGCTTGGCATTTATAGAGATAGGAGTGTGGAATTTTTGTGAAGAATATGGAAGTATGAAGAAATTGGTAATGACTTGAGAAATTGCATGGAACTCGTTTTACATTAATCTACCGCAGAAAAGTcacataattatattttattttttaattaaatatttcgaaattataaatacatatttatttttataataaatttattcgatataaatataaataaattgaattttacgCTTCAGaggattgttttttttttaaaaaatacttttcattCTGTCACGTCAGGTAGGGTGGACACGGAATTAAAATTGGTCACAGACTCACAGTGGCAAGAAAATGCCACACGTCATTATTCTATTCTATACTCCTAAAATAGCATTTCATTAGAATGGGTTGGTTATTTTAACCAATGGTAATATAACACATCAGCAATttcataaaactaaaaatttaataaatatataactgTCGTAAGCAAATGCCACGTACCTTGAATGATTACGAGTTTATTTTCTTGTAAATATGATAttttacataattaattaattaattaattgcggttcaaaatttaattttagaacaTTAAGAGAATTGCTTGAGGTGGCAGATCCCTGAAAATTCCGATTTGGATTACGACTCTTGTTTTGTTAGaaaatattcaattatattAACTTATCAAATTGTTTTAGATTAGTTTATgaaattactatttttttttgttaaagtgttattttaaaaattataattataattataattcgtTTAattgaaaatcatcaaaactaagtGATTGAATCAGTCAGAtacaatatacatatataatttattgaattaattcttcatttcataatatttaaattttttatttttttaaaaatatatcatataatctaaatataaagcactcacagatttaatctgataaaaaatacatgaaaataaatttaacagatctcaaattttactctttcaatttttaatttttattttaaaaaaaatctctctctatacaacaattttattataactataattataaattttatgtaaattttaagGGAATTATAAtcgaattttctttttttttttttatccctaACAACCAGAGGTAGCAGCCCTCTTTATATACTGGAGATagtgaattttatatattttcaaacTTCTTTATTTATTCAAAGACTTTTCCGAGAGAATTTTCCATATTAGACTTTAGCTTACGGTGATTAATCCGTGAATTTTGCAGGACAACGATttataaaaagaagaagagtatAAAAAAAGTTACgtgatttttcaattttcattttaaaatttataatttaatttatattaaaataatatgtgtaatatcttaatattaataaataataataatgtttaatattattaaaaaatatataatataataaataaaatataattattaattaaaaaatataaaaaatattatgtaattttacttatttttattttaaaatttgtaatttaatttttttaaattaatatttataagataacttttataataatttttatttaatatctaaaatttatcactatttactaataatttaatcagatattattttaatataaattaaaatacaataaaaaattaataaaattacaaaatattttttttactaatcCTAAAAAAATTACTACATATGTGTAATAATTATATGTTATTCATTAATATTAatgattataatataattattatatggaATTAAatacactaaaattttaattttatttattttaaattttagctattaatattagaataattttagaatgatgagattttgaatttgaatttcgttcaaattaattatatgaaaaaaaaaattttattttatttttttcaattatgttaatatttaataatactattcgtatttttcaaaaattaaaaaaaaaaatgatactaCTCGTGGCATATTAGAAGAGTGAAGCTAATATAACTTAAAAatgatcaaattaattaataaatttaatatatcaaaatttacttattaaacacaatttatattttcattaatttttaatttattatttattcaaatattagcATGACAATAATCTTTtgacaatataaatataaacgcACGCGTTAATAACAATGACTGaataatagtttttttaaatatattattctctatatttcataatttttatttatttttttattatcttaaaatattattaattttttatttttatataaattgactattataatttatttttaaaacaatctcttattaattattaatttttaaataaatatttaaaatattttttaatatttaataaatttaacatttttagattatataactgaaaaaataataacaatagttATCTATctcaatatatttaaaaaataaaataaaataattacaagataaatgaaataataataataattattatcattataagCATATTCTTTTTAAACATTtcttcataaatatttaatcattTTCAGTATAATTTCAATTCATTTAATCGCTTtcagtataattttaatttaaaagtcttgtgtgtttaaagaaaaataaataataattatttaaatagaaattttaaattaatttcagaggtgtataattattttaaaaaaataatgtaacgtaaattattttatagatattatttaattatgataaaatttttgcAGGATGATAAGATTTTCCCTTGAGGATGCCGTGTTGGAAAGGGTTAAACTTGAAAAATTATCCAAGCCCTAGAGTCTGTGGTCATAAGCCGACGCtaatatttcatatttatcCATTATTTTCTTTACATTGACAGAAACAATGCATCTATAGATGATGACGATGGCGCCGGCGACGGCGACGACTATGTCATCTGCTAACGGCCATCTCTCTCACCGCCAATCACGGCAACTTACTAGTCAATAAGACAATAACATTAACTAACCAACCAACTAATACAGTTATCAAGATAAGAAGAGTTATTCCCATTGTGTCACTAATTTCACACTAATCAAGACATGCctcaaattatatttattacaataaattatttaaatttttttataaaaaaattaaaaaagaacccatataattaatttgataataaaatacattgaataaatttaaaaatttcttaaattttattctcttaattctcaattttcatttaaaaaaatttaaaaataattaaataatctaaattaaatctattatattaaaaaaataatgacgattatatcaaataaattgaaaattttattgtaattatagtgaagataatttataaaattaaatataaattttaaaattttatttttaattatcattataatcaaaatttttaatattatattttaattttttagtttttttataattataattaatttttaaaataattttgatcaatttttatcatgtcatgtaatgtattatttatttatttttattaaaaaatacttcatcgtttttatttctattttaaattttaaattttttaatttaaaactatctaaatttagatattaaatcaaaatagaaatttcatatttaaattaaaaattaagttattttaaaatatatgattaattaaaattaaaaaattatttatataaatctaactaatatttaaaaatttaattaaaattattttaaaaattaattaatctttattatttctatatatatattccaaCACGAACAACTTTACTTTTTCAATCCACTAAATTAGGGTGTGAGTTAAGATCTTTTAATACTTTTATCttttataactttattttaCTTCATAAAATCTCTTTCATAAGTGTTAacaatattcaatttaaattaaaaaaaaaaaatcaatcgaattgaattaatttaaaattttaattattttttatttattttaattttattcgatttaatttttaattttaaaattttcaattcaatttaattttaataaaaaaaatttaaaaataataataataatatattatttttgataatataaaaattaaatcataatcaaaattaaaatattttaattaaattttaaaatattaaaaataaaaattttattaaaaaaattaatcgatttaaattatattaatttaatttaaattaatttttatttaaaattaatttaatttaatttttataaatactaaaattttaattttcgcttacgagagaaaaagaaaatatcaaaaattaaaaaataaaaattgatcttttattggtttaattttattattttactttttatatttcaaaaaatcaGTTCATCTAATTTATTGCATGATGAGCAATATGATATAGCCAAATTACGTGAGATTATTAGATTTATTGATTAAGAATTTGAGGAATAGTTAGGGGTGtaatcgagccgagccgagccgagctttctaaagctcaagctcgtttattaaaaaagtttggaagctcgagctcgagctcgagctcgactcgagctctaatatttgattcgagctcggctcgagaattaaatattataatcgagctcgatttgagctcgactcgtgaaaagctcgttcgatttaataacgagcctaattcgagctcgagctcgaaaagctcgattaagaagctcgttaataaagctcgagctcgaactcggaaagctcgattaagaaactcgttaaaaaagctcgagactgagctcaaaattaaaaagtttgatttgagctcaagttcaggctcgagttcgaattaataattacactttaatcagtttttaatcatcattaatttaaataatataaaaaaagagagtatacataaaaaaaattacgtaacacaatttataactaaaataacacaaataaatataaattcaacaacataataaaattagattacacacaaagtttaatatcaaacgaataaaattgattccaacttccaacagttgaaacaagctaatataatttaattatcttcataatcatcttcatacttgttcaattagttaacttgaatttcaacttcaacatccatataaccttaattaattattattaatatactttgataattattatcatcttttatattgtatgcttaattatatacaaaattttttttataattatactttaattttaaaatgtatataatttttacaactcaatttatcatgtagtactataattttaaagaatacttattataataattaatattaattatttgtgattatacattaattttatgaaatcttattataataattatatacaaaagatttttataatttaattttaaagaatattaattataataattaatcttaattatttgtaattttcaatactataattttcaagtatttataatagtttaaattttataactttatagttatttttatttttttaataatatatgaacttatttataaatttatttaacgaattggttcaccaatttatttaaacaatattactcacgagcctATTTAACGAGTCTATTTAACGAGCATGCtcgtgagccttctcaacgagcctgctcgcgagccagctcgcgagcctttTCAACGAGCCAGCTTgcgagcctaaaaacgagccagctcgcgagccttaacgagccgaatactatggagctcaagctcagttcgtttaagtgacgagcctcaaaattgagctcgagcttggctcgtttaaaaaacgagccgaactcggtcgagcttttatcgagtcgagcctcgagtagctcacgaatagcttGGCTCATTTACAGCCCTAGGAATAGTCTGGTGAAGAAATCTTGAATTATAATCAATGTTCTTTAAAACTTCAactgtaaattaatttttttaatattaaaataataaaatctgtattttattcaataatcacaataatttatttaaaaaaaattaaagcttaTAATTACGTAGTGCCCATAAATAGTCAGAATGTGGGACCATGCAGTAATGTAAACATTAATGAAAATCaccattcaatttttttttttgagttttaatcATATGACTCCTTTTAATATAATACTTTTACTTATTTCTCTCTATAAGAGAGGATTAATAGCATAATTATATATTGATATGatcttttataataaatatagtaaaatttattataataaatatttaataaaatatttaaaaattaaaaaattaataaatatgagatATGTTGTAATTTTTGTTGAAATTAGTGATAAATAGATcatattaaatgaaaataaagacaaataaatttataatttttgagtcaaattaatcaatttttaaaattttaaattaaattataaaatagttaaaaattttaaattttttatcaataatatatacTTACATAACATATAGACCAGTCGGACATGATTTTTTCAattcaagttttaaatttaaatataattataataaaatttactaattttattaatttttaaaattttaaattaaattataaaataataaaaaattttaaatttttcttgcAAATAggtcttattattattattattattattttgggaTTGATGATCAATCCAACTTCCTTTTGGCCAAATTCTTCTCAAGCACAATAAATTGAGAAGTTAAAATCATATGATTTTCTAGTTTAGATCCTGAGTTCAAGCCTCACATATTAGAGTGCAAATTAAAACcgttaatatttttcaaaagagTAACTTAAACTCTTTGAActtggaaaaattactttttagtccctgagatttaacgtaattaacacttctatccctctattttggcgacccaacacttaagtccctcactttctcttccatccaaatttgtagtccttccgtccaaaatggccgtttggtcaaagagtctaaGGTGAGAGGTGAAATTTTtaccaaaaatacccttaatgAACTTAATAAAACACCTCTCAACGTAAAATCCATCTATCcttcttctccctcatatcttctctcttcttttcggCATTGTTGATTGTccatttttctctcttttccatCTTTATTTTCACTCATATCTTTCTACTCTCTCGTATatttcttctccctcatatcttCTCTATTTTATTTCCGCCATTGTtgattctccttttttttttttctcattttcaacTCAATATGGGGAGCAAATGCCGCCCCTTTGCAGATTCTGCTCCTTCTTTATAGCATCTTTCAAGGGCTCAAACCACCCCAAAAACAGTCCATTGACATATGGCAAATTTGGTGCCAATTTCCTCTCGCACATTTCCCTCATTAAACTCTTATATTCTTCCACCATTCTCTCCCACGCCTCAGTCTCTTGTCTAATTTGCTGTCGCCTAAGTAAATTATACTTTCTCTTCTCAATATCTTTGAACTCTACCTTCAATTCTCGATTAGCTATCTTATACAATCCCTTGAAAAAAAGGGCAGAAATCCAAGGAGGATCTTCTATAAAAACTCTTTTAGACGATTCTGGACATATAATTTTGCGATTGTGGCTACTGGGTAATTCCAGTTTGatcaaattttcaagatttGGATGATTTCTCATGGAATTCTCGATGTCTTCGAGGATATGCTCCTCAGTAGCATCTTGTACGGGGTGAAAGGGGAGTAGATTACGAGGAAATTTGGGAATAAGagggaaagaaaaggaagaaactaGTGGAGTAGACAGAGAATGGTTGATTGGTACAGAGAGGAAATGGAGATTTTTGTAGGGTTTGTGAATTCTGATGATTTTGGAAGGTTTTGATGGCCAAGTTGAGGACTGAAATTGAGCTCTGTGGGTCATAGAGGCTCTGGAGAAGAAAgatgaaaatgagaaaaaaaaaaaaaaggagaatcaACAATGGttgaaaggaaatagagaagatATGAGGGAAAAGAAATATATGAGAGAGTAGaaatatataattgaaaataaagatga
This window harbors:
- the LOC110618913 gene encoding DNA-directed RNA polymerase 3, chloroplastic; the encoded protein is MTHRAQFQSSTWPSKPSKIIRIHKPYKNLHFLSVPINHSLSTPLVSSFSFPLIPKFPRNLLPFHPVQDATEEHILEDIENSMRNHPNLENLIKLELPSSHNRKIICPESSKRVFIEDPPWISALFFKGLYKIANRELKVEFKDIEKRKYNLLRRQQIRQETEAWERMVEEYKSLMREMCERKLAPNLPYVNGLFLGWFEPLKDAIKKEQNLQRGGICSPY
- the LOC110619625 gene encoding pathogenesis-related protein 1, which encodes MAFYKNSLSLLCLVSLASLILPLNAQDSQQDFLDAHNQARAAVGVGPMTWDNTVAAFAQNYASQRAGDCNLVHSTNPPYGENLAMSTGDFSGKDAVKLWVDEKAFYDYNSNSCTGGEQCLHYTQVVWRNSVRLGCAKVKCNNGGTFIGCNYDPPGNFVGQKPY